The Pseudomonas sp. MH9.2 genomic interval TAGAGCATTGGAACCACCTGATCCCATCCCGAACTCAGCAGTGAAACGATGCATCGCCGATGGTAGTGTGGGGTTTCCCCATGTGAGAGTAGGTCATCGTCAAGATTGAATTCCGAAACCCCTGTTTGCTTACGCAAACAGGGGTTTTGTTTTAGTGAGAGTTACCGAAATTAGCTGGCACGTTACCCCTGTAACGGATCGGCATCAGAATTTCTTGACGACCATAGAGCATTGGAACCACCTGATCCCATCCCGAACTCAGCAGTGAAACGATGCATCGCCGATGGTAGTGTGGGGTTTCCCCATGTGAGAGTAGGTCATCGTCAAGATTGAATTCCAGAACCCCTGTCTGCTGATGCAGACAGGGGTTTTGTTTTTGCGGCTTACTAAAGCGTAGATGTCAGGCGAACATAGTGCGCACGTTGTTCATCGCATCGTCGGCAAAAGCCTGCAGGAATGCTTGAAACGCTGGCAATGAGTCCGGCCAGTCTGAAGACGGCTCACCGACGATTGTCCACGTCGCGCGGCACTGATCATCACCTTGCTCTGCTACGGTCATGGATGCCCATAGATTGCCGATAGGCAGGGTGGTGTATATCAGCGACCAGGTCATATAACGCGCGTCATCGTCGCGAGAGTTAAGCTGTTCGACCACTACGTTGCCATCCTTGAACAGCTTTTTGCGTATCGAACGCACGCCACTTCCGGTCATCTCGCAGGCGTCCAGCGCCGGAATGAACGCCGGAAAACCAGCGAAATTACCGACGATACCCCACACGCTTCGCGCATGACTTGCTACTTCTACCGCAGAGACCACACGGCAACTTTCAGGGTTTCTGATCAGGGTGTCCGGTTGCAGATTTTCCAATGTGTTGAGGGTATTCATGATGTTCTCCAGCGGGTTGGTTTAGATAAAGTCGATTTCTTTCAGGTACTCGCAACCTTTGTGCAGCAGTGCCTCTGTTTTTAGCGGATAGCACTCGCCCATACGCCGCACACCGGCTCGGGCGTTGTCGTGCTGGATCATTGAGATATCGCCGATGTCTTCTTCAAAGCCATCGAGATAGAACCCCAGCACCCCGAATAGCGCGTTCTGGTTGTCGACTCGGCTGAGTTGTTTTTGCCAGTGTGCAGTGCTGACCATCTCGAACTCCCGCCCCGCCTCACGGAACGCAGCCACGTAGTCAGTCCAGCTCAGCAGTTCGGGGTTGTGCAGGTTGAATACCGCATGACTGGCTTGATAACGGCTGGCATGAAAGCCAATGAAACGGGCGAGGAAGTCGACGGGCATCAGATCAAAGTTCATGGCGAACTCGGGCACCTGGCCCAATTGCATAGAGCCCTTGAGCATCAGCATCAATCGGTTCTTGTGGGGTTGGCAGACGCCGGTGACACTGTTGAACGCGATGTTGCCGGGTCGGTAGATGTTTACCCATACGCCCTGATCACTGGCGCGTTGCAGGATGCGCTCGGCAACCCACTTGGAGAGGTTGTAACCATTCTTGATATAGATCGGTGGGGATGCGGCGGCCGGTTGCTCCAGCACGTTGCCGGCGGCATCAATGGTGCTGCAGGCCGATAGCGTAGAAACGAAATTAAAGATTTTCTTGCTACGACCTTCACACAGACGCAGGCATTCGAAAATGGGTTCGACGTTATCCTTGATCAGCGTTTCGTAATCCTGAACATGGTTAACATTGGCTGCGTTGTGCACCAGTACGCCGAACTCACGGTCGATGTATTCGTACACTTCGGCGCTGAGGCCCAGTTGCGGTTGAGTGATGTCTGCGGGGTAAACCGTCACCCTGCTCAGGTCCAGATGCTCGAGACGGTTTTCTCGCAGTGATTGAGCGAAGCGCGCTTGTGCACTTTGTCCGCCACCTTCACGAACCAGACAAACAATCTCACTGGCACCCCAATCAAGAAGGGCTTGAACAATATGCACGCCCAGAAAGCCATTGGCGCCAGTGACAACCACCTTATGCACATCTCCCAACTGGTTGATAGGCAATACCGCCATGTCCAGCTGAGGATTGGCATCAAGCAGTGCTTGCGCGCTGACGGTGCACGCGGACGATTGTGCTCCGTCGTTATCGATCAGTGTCGCAAGCGTGCGCAGTGTCGGGGCTTCGATGAAGCGGTTGATCGGGATGCCTCGCCCGAACTGTTCACGAATCCCCAATAGCATCTGTGAGAGCAGGATTGAGTGGCCACCGAGATTGAAGAAGCTTTCCTCCGTGGAGATATCGGCAGACGGCATCTCAAGTAACTCTGCCCAGAGAGTGAGTAGCTGCTGCTCTACAGCTGTTTCCGGCAGGCGTCGCAACTGCACGTCGAGGAAGGAGACCGGCAGCTCCAGCAACGCCTTACGATCGACCTTGCCATTGCTGGCGAAGGGCATACTCACCAACTCGGTGTACGTGGCGGGGCGCATATAATCGGGCAACATTCGCTCGGCATGAGCCCTCAGCGCCTGACGAGCTACGCTGGGTTGGTCCTGCAGTGGCTGGGCAACAAACGCCATAATCCGCCGTTGCGCATCGACGACCACCGCCACCTGCCGATACAACTGGCTGCCACGCAGGCAATGTTCTATTTCCTCGGGCTCGACGCGAAAGCCGCGAATTTTCACTTGGTTATCGCGTCGGCCACAGATCTCGATGCCGCTGTCGGTCCATTTGCCGATATCGCCCGTGCGGTAGACCCGTAGGCTTCGGCCTCCAGGCAATTGCAGGTTCAGGTAACGTTCTGCAGTCTGTGTCGGGTTGTTCAGGTAACCCAGGCATACGCCCGGTCCGGCGATATACAGCTCGCCGGGCGTCTGCTCGGGCACGGGTTGAAATTGCTCGTCGAGGATCAGCACCTGGCTATTGGCAATGGGCAGACCCAGATTGCGATTGCTGCTGTCCGCGTGGAACATCCCACAGGTGACCAGCACCGTCGCCTCGGTCGGGCCATAAAGGTTGTAGAAACGGCATTGCCCGGCCAGCCGCTCGATGACGTACGGCTCGCAGACATCGCCACCGGTCATCAGATGGTCAAGCCCCAGTGGCCGTTCGAGCGGCAGGATGCTCAACAGTGCGGGTGGCAGAAACGCGTGGCTGATGTGTTGACCAAGCAGCTCAACCAGCAGCAGAGGATCGCGGCGCTGTTCTTCACTGGGCACCACCAGTTCCGCGCCGCTGAGCAATGTCGGGAAGATGTCGATCACTGAAGAGTCGAAGCTAAGCGTCGAGAAATGAAGCACGCGGCTGTGCTCGGACAGGCTCACCTGCTCGGCGTACCAGGCCGTGAAATGGCTGAGGTTGCGCTGGCTGAGCAATACACCTTTAGGGTGACCCGTGGTGCCCGATGTGTAGAGCGCCATGCACGGCGCCTCACGGGTGGGACGCTGGCGCATCAGTGAGCGCATGGGGTCGCGCTCATCCGCGCCCACATGGCTGATGTCTAGCCCCGGCCATTGCTCACCGAGCGGATGTTGTCCGTTATGGAGTAGCAGCACGGCACCGGCGTTTTCCAGAATGTACTGCTGACGCTGGATTGGCTGGCTCGGGTCCAGCGGCAAATACACAGCACCGCAACCAAGAATGGCGAGGATCGCGGCAAACAGGGCGACTGATTTCGGCATGCAGATACCGATCACCGGCGGGCCATCATCCGGCCCGGTCCCCTGTTCTGCCAGCACGCTCAGCAACCGTTTCTGGATCGCCAGGCTGTGCGCATGCAGAGCCTCATAGCTGATCTGCTTGCCGCCGATGTTCAGCGCAGTCCGCTCGGCAAACCGCAACAGACTCTGATCCAGGCGCACAATCATCGGTATCTCGGCGAGCGCTAGCAGATGTGGCTGAACGGTGCGGTTGAATCGGTGTTCGAACGCCAGTTGTTCGAGTATGCCCAGCCCTTTTTGCTGCGCCGCGTGAGGGGGCTCGACAGTGGGTGCTTGAAGAAAATACTCGGCATCGCGAGATAGACGGCTGACGTGCAGCGCGACGGTCTCCACCAGCGTCGCAATCGCGGAGTCGCGTAATACCCGACCATTGCCCGAGGTGTCGGCGACCAGTAATTGACGCGATATCAGGCGTTGCCCGGAGGCAGTACCGAACCAACAGAGCAACTCCAGTTGTGGCAGGCCATGATCCGTAACGGGACCGAGCCCGACGCGCAAACCCAAACGGGGGCGCGCGCCAAAGGCTTTCTCCTGCTGTGCGGTCAATGTCAGGCTGCCATCCTCGATCAGCATGCACGCGTCGGTACAGAGGCACAGGTCCAGCGCCCGGGGATCTGTCAAACGATGCAACTGATGACCATGCTCCTCCAGCTCCGCAATCAGTGTGTTCAAGGCCAGGCTCTGGCCAATCAGCACAATCTCAAGACGTTTCATCGCAGTGATCCTTGGCTGATAGAGCCGGGCAGATAGTCAGCCAGCGCACGCTGTACACAGGGGGATTCGAGCACCGAGCTGCTGTTGAAAAAGCGCACGATGTTGCCCACCAGCGGGTGATGACGATTGATCGGGAAGGTCACGGCCAAGGCTTCGTCCTTGAGCGCTTGTTTG includes:
- a CDS encoding SRPBCC family protein, producing MNTLNTLENLQPDTLIRNPESCRVVSAVEVASHARSVWGIVGNFAGFPAFIPALDACEMTGSGVRSIRKKLFKDGNVVVEQLNSRDDDARYMTWSLIYTTLPIGNLWASMTVAEQGDDQCRATWTIVGEPSSDWPDSLPAFQAFLQAFADDAMNNVRTMFA
- a CDS encoding non-ribosomal peptide synthetase → MKRLEIVLIGQSLALNTLIAELEEHGHQLHRLTDPRALDLCLCTDACMLIEDGSLTLTAQQEKAFGARPRLGLRVGLGPVTDHGLPQLELLCWFGTASGQRLISRQLLVADTSGNGRVLRDSAIATLVETVALHVSRLSRDAEYFLQAPTVEPPHAAQQKGLGILEQLAFEHRFNRTVQPHLLALAEIPMIVRLDQSLLRFAERTALNIGGKQISYEALHAHSLAIQKRLLSVLAEQGTGPDDGPPVIGICMPKSVALFAAILAILGCGAVYLPLDPSQPIQRQQYILENAGAVLLLHNGQHPLGEQWPGLDISHVGADERDPMRSLMRQRPTREAPCMALYTSGTTGHPKGVLLSQRNLSHFTAWYAEQVSLSEHSRVLHFSTLSFDSSVIDIFPTLLSGAELVVPSEEQRRDPLLLVELLGQHISHAFLPPALLSILPLERPLGLDHLMTGGDVCEPYVIERLAGQCRFYNLYGPTEATVLVTCGMFHADSSNRNLGLPIANSQVLILDEQFQPVPEQTPGELYIAGPGVCLGYLNNPTQTAERYLNLQLPGGRSLRVYRTGDIGKWTDSGIEICGRRDNQVKIRGFRVEPEEIEHCLRGSQLYRQVAVVVDAQRRIMAFVAQPLQDQPSVARQALRAHAERMLPDYMRPATYTELVSMPFASNGKVDRKALLELPVSFLDVQLRRLPETAVEQQLLTLWAELLEMPSADISTEESFFNLGGHSILLSQMLLGIREQFGRGIPINRFIEAPTLRTLATLIDNDGAQSSACTVSAQALLDANPQLDMAVLPINQLGDVHKVVVTGANGFLGVHIVQALLDWGASEIVCLVREGGGQSAQARFAQSLRENRLEHLDLSRVTVYPADITQPQLGLSAEVYEYIDREFGVLVHNAANVNHVQDYETLIKDNVEPIFECLRLCEGRSKKIFNFVSTLSACSTIDAAGNVLEQPAAASPPIYIKNGYNLSKWVAERILQRASDQGVWVNIYRPGNIAFNSVTGVCQPHKNRLMLMLKGSMQLGQVPEFAMNFDLMPVDFLARFIGFHASRYQASHAVFNLHNPELLSWTDYVAAFREAGREFEMVSTAHWQKQLSRVDNQNALFGVLGFYLDGFEEDIGDISMIQHDNARAGVRRMGECYPLKTEALLHKGCEYLKEIDFI